A genomic stretch from Fodinibius salinus includes:
- a CDS encoding low molecular weight protein-tyrosine-phosphatase — MDLPAESPITKENPYKICFVCLGNICRSPTAEGIFQHLIDEAGLSEFFEIDSAGTSAYHIGESANSKSQRTANKYGITLHSKARQFNASDLENFDLVLAMDNENFNNVCQMADEHHQSKIRRMRDFDPDPGNREVPDPYHGGAEGFENVFQIVKRSCQQLIDELRPHIRQ; from the coding sequence ATGGACTTACCTGCAGAATCCCCTATTACGAAAGAAAACCCTTACAAAATTTGTTTTGTCTGCCTTGGCAATATTTGCCGGAGCCCCACAGCCGAGGGTATCTTCCAGCACCTTATTGATGAAGCCGGATTGAGCGAATTTTTTGAAATCGATTCAGCAGGTACATCTGCTTACCATATTGGAGAATCGGCTAACAGTAAAAGTCAACGTACGGCCAATAAGTATGGCATAACCCTGCACTCCAAGGCACGCCAATTTAATGCTTCTGATCTTGAGAATTTTGACTTGGTTTTGGCAATGGATAACGAAAATTTTAATAACGTCTGCCAGATGGCCGATGAACACCATCAATCCAAAATTCGGCGCATGCGTGACTTTGATCCCGATCCGGGGAATCGTGAAGTGCCCGATCCTTATCACGGCGGAGCCGAAGGGTTCGAAAATGTCTTTCAGATTGTTAAGCGCAGTTGCCAACAATTGATTGATGAACTTCGACCACACATCCGGCAGTAA
- a CDS encoding helical backbone metal receptor has product MAKKKQIISLVPSLTELIIDMGLGNQLVGRTRFCVHPQEAIQDIPIVGGTKNPRIDKIHDISPDYIIANKEENRPEDIKNLQDDAEIILTDISTIEEALSAIEEIGSIFDVSQKAKKLISQIHQKLEERPDTPPLDTIYMIWKDPWMTIGGDTYIHDVLSHWNLNNIFGNQCRYPTFDLQDLQSYEPELILLSSEPYPFKEKHIVQVEEKCPHARVLRVEGEWFSWYGSRMKHAFGRLNGWRQTIAN; this is encoded by the coding sequence ATGGCTAAGAAGAAACAAATTATCAGCCTGGTACCGAGTCTTACGGAGTTAATTATTGATATGGGGCTTGGCAACCAGCTCGTGGGTCGAACACGTTTTTGCGTACATCCCCAAGAAGCAATACAGGACATCCCCATTGTAGGCGGCACCAAAAATCCGCGGATTGATAAAATTCATGATATTAGTCCCGATTATATCATCGCCAATAAAGAAGAAAATCGCCCTGAGGACATTAAAAATCTGCAAGATGATGCAGAAATTATCCTTACTGATATTTCCACCATCGAAGAAGCACTATCTGCTATTGAAGAAATTGGATCTATTTTCGATGTCTCCCAAAAAGCAAAAAAACTCATCAGTCAGATCCACCAAAAACTGGAAGAGCGCCCTGATACTCCCCCTCTTGACACCATCTACATGATTTGGAAAGATCCCTGGATGACGATTGGTGGGGATACCTATATCCACGATGTACTAAGCCACTGGAACTTAAATAATATCTTTGGAAATCAGTGCCGATATCCAACGTTTGATCTCCAAGATCTACAATCTTACGAGCCTGAACTCATTTTGCTTAGCAGTGAACCATATCCTTTCAAAGAGAAACATATTGTACAAGTAGAAGAAAAGTGCCCACATGCTCGAGTACTACGAGTTGAAGGAGAATGGTTTAGCTGGTATGGCTCGCGGATGAAGCATGCCTTTGGCCGCCTAAATGGATGGAGGCAAACAATTGCAAATTAG
- a CDS encoding TraR/DksA family transcriptional regulator translates to MASEKENSQAEERVSPYSDEELEYFKDIILEKREEAEKELESLKSSLQDSMENAGEESAYSYHMADVGTDAQEREKTYMLFNRTKKFLRYLNGALERIENKTYGVCKVTGKKIKKGRLEAVPHTQLSIEAKLKRR, encoded by the coding sequence ATGGCATCAGAAAAAGAAAATAGCCAAGCTGAAGAACGCGTTTCCCCGTATTCTGATGAGGAACTGGAATATTTTAAAGATATTATTCTAGAAAAGCGTGAAGAAGCTGAAAAAGAACTTGAATCACTGAAAAGTTCACTGCAGGACAGCATGGAAAATGCCGGTGAAGAATCAGCCTACTCGTACCATATGGCTGATGTCGGTACCGATGCTCAAGAGCGTGAAAAAACGTACATGTTGTTTAATCGCACGAAGAAATTTTTGCGGTATCTGAACGGTGCTCTGGAGCGCATCGAGAATAAAACGTACGGTGTGTGCAAGGTAACCGGTAAAAAAATTAAAAAGGGACGCCTCGAGGCCGTTCCTCATACACAACTTAGTATTGAAGCTAAGCTAAAGCGCAGATAG
- a CDS encoding fructosamine kinase family protein translates to MIPDSLRHHIQQTLDQEIVSAQRVSGGSINEAGKLTLSDGSEYFLKWNTTADPDMFTKEEKGLSLLKSANTGLRIPEVLVTGQTDSTGFLIQEFIIEGEKHSQSAIKFGQALANLHQQRARKFGLDHHNYIGRLPQSNTRHEDWISFFINERMKPQLQMAIDTGKLSSSVATHFKSMYNKLPNIFPDEEPSLLHGDLWGGNYFYDDSGQATIYDPAVYYGHREMELAFTHLFGGFSSRFYKAYKDVHPIEPEFDQRKDIYNLYPLLVHTNLFGGHYARQVETIAKQFL, encoded by the coding sequence ATGATTCCCGATTCCCTTCGGCACCACATTCAGCAAACACTTGATCAGGAGATTGTATCTGCACAACGTGTTTCCGGCGGAAGCATTAACGAGGCCGGTAAACTTACACTCTCCGATGGTTCAGAGTATTTTCTTAAATGGAATACCACGGCCGATCCGGATATGTTTACCAAAGAAGAAAAAGGATTATCGTTGCTCAAATCCGCCAACACTGGCCTGCGAATACCTGAAGTATTGGTGACCGGACAGACGGATTCTACCGGCTTTCTAATTCAAGAATTTATTATTGAGGGAGAAAAGCACTCCCAATCGGCTATAAAATTTGGACAGGCTCTTGCCAACCTTCATCAGCAACGTGCCCGGAAGTTTGGTCTTGACCATCATAATTACATCGGACGGCTGCCGCAGTCAAATACTCGTCACGAAGATTGGATCTCCTTTTTTATTAACGAACGGATGAAGCCGCAGCTTCAGATGGCTATAGATACCGGAAAGTTAAGCTCAAGTGTAGCAACTCATTTTAAATCAATGTACAATAAGCTGCCAAATATCTTTCCGGATGAAGAACCCAGCCTACTGCACGGCGATCTCTGGGGTGGTAATTATTTTTATGATGATTCGGGACAAGCCACCATTTACGACCCTGCAGTATATTATGGTCATCGCGAAATGGAACTGGCCTTTACTCATCTTTTTGGCGGTTTTTCAAGCCGTTTTTATAAGGCATATAAGGATGTGCATCCTATTGAACCGGAATTTGATCAACGTAAGGATATCTACAACCTATACCCGCTGCTGGTACACACCAATTTGTTTGGAGGGCACTATGCACGGCAGGTAGAGACAATTGCCAAACAGTTTTTATAA
- a CDS encoding signal peptidase II: MIRTKTTALAVPAIIVVILDQLTKHWIRLSPSWHTTDIIPGWLTFHYTQNPGMALGMRWASTELISIFAILATIGILTYVLYNRQQASMGYMLCMGLVLGGAFGNIIDRLLMGYIQSTGGVLEGHVVDFIHFNLVINGYPVFPYIFNVADIAITTAIIAMIIFHKKVMPEAVEGNDRPQEEEAIDQKERQENRIT, encoded by the coding sequence TTGATACGCACGAAAACAACCGCTCTGGCTGTTCCGGCAATTATTGTTGTCATTCTGGATCAGCTGACCAAGCATTGGATTAGACTTTCACCAAGCTGGCATACTACGGATATTATTCCCGGCTGGTTAACTTTTCATTATACCCAAAATCCCGGTATGGCGTTAGGGATGCGCTGGGCTTCTACCGAGTTAATTAGCATTTTTGCTATTCTCGCTACCATCGGGATTCTCACCTATGTATTATATAATCGTCAGCAAGCCAGCATGGGTTATATGCTCTGTATGGGATTGGTACTGGGCGGTGCTTTTGGCAATATTATTGATCGGCTGCTGATGGGATATATTCAATCAACCGGTGGGGTATTGGAGGGACACGTAGTAGATTTTATACATTTCAATCTTGTTATTAACGGCTATCCGGTGTTCCCCTACATTTTTAACGTGGCTGACATTGCCATCACAACAGCTATTATTGCCATGATCATTTTCCACAAAAAAGTGATGCCTGAAGCGGTAGAGGGAAACGACAGACCTCAAGAAGAAGAGGCAATTGACCAGAAAGAGAGACAAGAAAATCGCATTACGTAA
- the ileS gene encoding isoleucine--tRNA ligase, which yields MSKQFDEVKQLNFSKLEVETLKWWKEHNIFEKSVSTREDGIPFTFYEGPPTANGKPGIHHVMSRTVKDMFCRYKTLKGFRVERKAGWDTHGLPVEIEVEKELDLEGREQVEEYGVAEYNEKCRNSVLEYKDLWDELTNRMAYWVDLDDPYITFDNDYIESVWWAFKTLYEKGLVYQGYKIQWYSPGSGTVLSSHEVSLGYEEVQDPSIFVKFQLEDEEDTYFLAWTTTPWTVISNMALAVNEGIDYAKIKLSEGDRTEYYIMAKACIDEVIDHDYEIVEEYSGKDLVGKNYEPVFNYALEKFDKSDAWRVVSADYVTTEEGTGVVHTAPAFGADDYETGQKNDIPMFNPIDGDGRFTDQVPDYEGQWFKDADKPISRAIKDKHLMYKHETYVHNYPHDWRKGTPLMSYPVESWFIETTEVKDKMVDYNAKQINWKPPSTGSGRFGTWLENNVDWAISRQRYWGSPIPLWVSDENPEHIEVIGSIEELKKKAGLPDDVEIDLHRPHIDEITWEGPDGGTMRRIPDLMDVWFDSGSMPFAQWHYPFENKDKFKENFPADFIAEGVDQTRGWFYTLHALGTMLFDQPAYKNVVSNGLVLDENGNKMSKSKGNAVEPFEVIQKYGADTVRWYMMSNSSPWENLKFSEHGLQETQRKFFNTIVNTYSFFAMYANIDEFNYSGTPIPVGDRLELDRWVISRLNTTVKLVDQYLDDYEPTKAARAIEDFVEELSNWYVRRNRRRFWKEGKSLDKAAAYQTLYECLVDLAKLMSPIAPFLGEWLYQRLNQVTEADEESVHISFYPTVEETAIDKQLEHRMDLARQISSMVLSLRNKLELNVRQPLSRIILPVEKEDDRQAIESVKEIILDEVNIKKVEFVDDDSGIVHKSAKPNYPKLGSKLGSKMKPVAAKVSELTTEEITEYEETGSIELDLGDQGIVQLGEDGLEIVRTGLEGWSVETEDGLSVALDTELTDELIEEGMAREFVNRIQNMRKEADFDVEDRIIIGFEGNQNLCNAVDSMKDYIKSETLAEEITDEKLEVSDFVKNWEIGEEESTISIRRNPN from the coding sequence ATGAGTAAACAGTTTGACGAAGTAAAACAATTAAATTTTTCAAAGCTCGAAGTAGAAACCCTAAAGTGGTGGAAAGAGCACAATATTTTTGAAAAAAGTGTATCCACGCGCGAAGATGGTATACCCTTTACGTTTTATGAGGGGCCACCCACAGCCAATGGCAAGCCCGGGATTCATCACGTGATGTCGCGGACGGTTAAGGATATGTTTTGCCGGTATAAAACGCTGAAAGGGTTCCGTGTAGAGCGCAAAGCAGGTTGGGACACCCACGGCCTGCCGGTAGAAATTGAGGTTGAAAAGGAACTGGATCTGGAAGGACGTGAGCAAGTGGAAGAGTACGGCGTAGCCGAATACAATGAAAAATGCCGCAACAGTGTTCTTGAGTATAAAGATCTTTGGGACGAGCTGACAAATCGGATGGCCTACTGGGTAGATTTGGATGACCCCTATATTACCTTTGATAATGACTATATCGAGTCTGTTTGGTGGGCGTTTAAAACGCTGTATGAAAAAGGGCTGGTGTATCAAGGGTATAAAATTCAGTGGTATTCGCCCGGCAGTGGTACCGTACTTTCTTCGCACGAAGTGAGTTTGGGATACGAGGAAGTACAGGATCCTTCCATCTTTGTAAAGTTTCAGCTGGAAGATGAGGAAGACACCTATTTCTTGGCTTGGACAACCACACCGTGGACTGTTATCTCGAATATGGCGCTGGCCGTTAACGAAGGGATCGACTACGCCAAGATTAAGCTTTCGGAAGGCGACCGTACCGAATATTATATCATGGCCAAAGCGTGTATTGATGAAGTTATTGACCATGATTATGAAATTGTGGAAGAGTACTCCGGCAAAGACCTAGTTGGTAAAAACTATGAGCCGGTTTTTAATTATGCGCTCGAAAAGTTTGACAAATCTGATGCTTGGAGAGTAGTTTCCGCTGATTATGTGACTACCGAAGAAGGAACCGGAGTAGTACATACTGCTCCCGCTTTTGGTGCCGATGACTATGAGACTGGCCAAAAGAATGACATCCCCATGTTTAACCCCATTGACGGCGACGGTCGGTTTACCGATCAGGTACCGGACTATGAAGGCCAATGGTTTAAAGATGCCGACAAGCCTATATCGCGGGCCATCAAAGACAAGCATTTGATGTATAAGCACGAAACGTATGTGCACAACTATCCGCATGATTGGCGCAAAGGTACGCCACTGATGTCGTACCCGGTAGAGTCGTGGTTTATTGAAACTACGGAAGTGAAAGACAAGATGGTGGATTACAATGCCAAGCAAATCAACTGGAAGCCGCCAAGTACTGGTTCCGGCCGATTTGGAACCTGGCTCGAAAATAATGTGGATTGGGCTATCTCACGTCAACGTTACTGGGGATCTCCTATTCCACTGTGGGTGAGTGATGAAAATCCCGAGCACATAGAAGTGATTGGCAGTATTGAAGAGCTCAAAAAGAAAGCTGGCTTGCCTGATGATGTGGAAATTGATCTGCACCGTCCGCATATTGATGAAATTACGTGGGAAGGCCCTGATGGCGGTACCATGCGTCGCATCCCCGACCTGATGGACGTGTGGTTTGATTCGGGTTCGATGCCGTTTGCGCAGTGGCACTATCCCTTTGAGAACAAAGACAAATTTAAAGAGAACTTCCCTGCTGACTTTATTGCCGAGGGCGTTGACCAGACACGCGGCTGGTTTTATACCCTGCACGCACTGGGGACGATGCTGTTCGATCAGCCGGCCTACAAAAACGTAGTATCTAACGGTCTGGTGCTTGATGAAAACGGTAACAAGATGAGCAAGTCCAAGGGCAATGCCGTAGAACCATTTGAAGTGATCCAGAAATATGGTGCCGATACCGTACGCTGGTATATGATGAGCAACTCATCTCCGTGGGAGAACCTTAAATTCAGTGAGCACGGGCTGCAAGAAACGCAGCGCAAATTCTTCAATACCATCGTAAACACATATTCGTTCTTTGCGATGTATGCTAATATTGATGAATTCAACTACTCTGGCACGCCCATTCCCGTGGGTGATCGTCTGGAGCTGGACCGCTGGGTGATTTCTCGACTAAATACTACAGTCAAATTAGTTGATCAGTACCTGGATGATTACGAGCCGACCAAAGCCGCCCGTGCCATCGAAGATTTTGTTGAAGAGCTCAGCAATTGGTACGTGCGCCGCAATCGTCGTCGTTTTTGGAAAGAAGGTAAAAGCTTAGACAAGGCAGCTGCCTATCAAACGTTGTACGAATGCTTGGTAGATCTGGCGAAGTTGATGAGCCCTATTGCACCGTTTTTGGGTGAATGGTTGTATCAGAGATTGAACCAAGTGACAGAAGCTGATGAAGAATCGGTACATATTTCGTTCTATCCAACGGTAGAAGAAACAGCTATCGACAAGCAGTTGGAGCACCGCATGGATCTGGCACGGCAAATATCATCAATGGTGCTGAGCTTGCGTAACAAGCTTGAGCTTAACGTTCGCCAGCCGTTGTCACGTATAATTTTGCCGGTGGAGAAAGAAGATGATCGGCAAGCTATAGAGTCAGTCAAAGAGATTATTTTGGATGAGGTAAATATTAAAAAAGTTGAATTTGTGGATGATGATTCCGGTATTGTCCATAAATCAGCAAAACCTAATTATCCGAAACTGGGCAGTAAGCTGGGCAGTAAGATGAAACCTGTGGCTGCTAAAGTGTCCGAGCTGACGACCGAAGAGATTACTGAGTACGAAGAGACCGGATCCATAGAGCTTGACCTGGGGGACCAGGGCATTGTACAGCTCGGCGAAGATGGACTCGAAATTGTACGTACCGGGCTCGAAGGCTGGTCAGTTGAGACCGAAGATGGTCTAAGCGTAGCGCTGGATACCGAGTTAACCGACGAGCTGATCGAAGAAGGTATGGCACGGGAGTTTGTAAATCGTATCCAAAATATGCGTAAAGAAGCAGACTTTGATGTAGAAGATCGCATTATAATTGGATTCGAAGGAAATCAAAATCTTTGCAATGCTGTTGATTCAATGAAAGACTATATTAAAAGTGAGACGTTGGCCGAAGAAATTACTGATGAAAAACTAGAAGTATCAGACTTTGTAAAAAACTGGGAAATAGGAGAGGAAGAATCCACTATTTCTATCAGAAGAAATCCCAATTAA